Genomic segment of Pochonia chlamydosporia 170 chromosome 1, whole genome shotgun sequence:
TCCTTGAGCCAGCTACAGCTGCAGCGAAAATGGAATGCAGTCACTGCAAGCCGCCGAGCTCAAACTAAAAGTTCAATTCCATCTCTCTACCACCACTTCGACTCTCGGCCGCCAGTTCACGCATCACACCCTTAAATAAATAGCTACACGCCCACGTGCGACTCCAGCAATCATGGCCGCCGAGCAAAGAAAGCTGCTCGAGCAGCTCATGGGCAACCAATCCACCTCCCGCGCCGCCCAGCTCTCCCTCACAGACCCCAAGGTTTGCCGATCCTATCTCGTCGGCACATGTCCGCACgacctcttcaccaacacAAAGCAAGATCTGGGACAATGTCCAAAGGTCCATTCCGAGCCTCTAAAGACCGAATACGAAGCCTTGTCAGACCGGGAGAAGCAAAGATACGGATTCGACTACGACTACATGCGCGACCTGCAAAAGTACATTGATGACTGTAATCGGCGAATTGATGCGGCACAAAAGAGACTCGAGAAGACTCCTGATGAGATCCGACAAACTAATGTCTTGGTATGTTTTACCTCACTAATCCCCATTTTACGTTTCGAAGTGTATGACGGCGCTGACATGTTACATAGTTGAAATCGATATCGGAACTCGGCGCCTCCATCGCAAATGGCCAACTCGAAGTCGAAGTCCTCGCGTCCATGAACGAAGTATCCCGCGCTATGGACGAGAACTTTCGCATAAAACAAACCATGCAGTTGAAGTcggacaaggaaaaggaacTCAAAGCCCTGTCGGACACGTCTGGCCCATCTGGCCATCAGAAACTCCAAGTCTGCGATGTCTGTGGCGCATATCTGAGTAGGTTGGATAATGATCGTCGGTTGGCGGACCACTTTTACGGCAAGATGCATTTGGGTTATGCGTCGATGCGCAAGACATATGATGCGTTCCCGAGGGAGTTGAAGAGCAGGCAGAGACAAGGGATGatggatgcagatgatggTCCTGGGGGTGGGATGGGTGGACCGAGAGGACCGAGGGGTGGAGGATACAGGAGTGGCAGGGGAGGGAGAAGGTGGTAGAGATTGGTACATTTGTGATGTGTGTACTGGCTTCATGGCCCATGAAGGGTTCTGTCAGATGGGATATATGGCGTTAAGAGGCGGCTCTTGTTTCATATTGTGTACATACTTTGGTAGGCGGGTTGTACGGGTGGTCGCATATCGATTCAGGCGTTGGCAGAATAGTACTTTTTCAGTGGGAAAATACCCTTCAATTAGAGATGTTTATTTCACTGGGCTGCCTTGGAGAGCATATTTATAAACCAACATATAGCGTGAGGAgttcaagaaggccattCACAAGGGGTTTTTCACCATGGGTATTCTCAAAGTGTAGAAATTATCTCCATTTCTGCTGACTTATATCCAACCGCTGCCAATTCGTTACGTCGTTTTGTCTTTTCTCCATTATCCAAAAAGGTACCCAATAATACATGTTCCAAGTAGTCCTTGTCCATTACCCAGTGGTGCCTAATTCATTCTATCATGCCAGTGACCTCTTCCTATACAGTCTTATGACTTTCCTTGCTGCTTGAGCTCATCCAGAGCCTCCATCTCATCGTCCCATTTGCTGCCCggcggaggtggtgatggcaaTTTAGGAATAGGAGCGGCTGCAGATTTCGGTGGATAAGCGGCTGGTGCAGCTGGCTCCGTACGCTTTTTGGTCCCATCTGACGGCAGTGCCGGGAATTCGTCGACCGTGAGTGAAGGAGCAGGCGCGTTCCTGTCAACTGGCTTCGGTGATGAGCCGCCAAACCCTCCTCGCCCACGGCCGCCGCCGCGTCCACCGcgtcctcttcctcggccACGATTTCGGTCATCTAAGAAGCGGTCCACATCGGGCTGATCGTCTCCCTCTCGAGCATATCTGCTCCCTCCTAGACCTCCTCGCTTCGTACCTCTTATTCCGCCGTTGGCTCCCCTGAATCCCCGTCTagcctcttcctccaggATGGCTTCCTTGCCTTCATCCCAGCCACCTTCTTTCATGCCCATTGCCTTGAGCTTGCGCTCGCGATTCTTGGCTCGTTCGTCATCAAGCTTGCGCTTATCCTCCTCTCCCCGTCGCTTGCGCTCAGCTTCCTCTGCTCTACGTTTACGAGCGTCCTCCATGCCCTTGGCATAAGCCTGGGCGTGCTGCTTTTCGTCCATTTCAGCCCTCTCAAACTGACGCGTCTTTTCGGCtgccaacagcttcatctgCTCCATTTTGGCAGCGAGTTCATCATCGGTGAGTTTCTGGCGCGGGTTGGCGCCGGATTGAAGTCTTGCCTCGGCGTTCAGAGCTGTATTCTGTGACGTCGAGTGGGATCTCTTATCCTTGGCGGGCGCGGTAGGTGTattgggtggtggtgattcGCCCTTGGGCTTGTTGTCCGTGACCGCAACCTGTTTTTCCTTCTCCGTCTCTCTCGGTGGCGCGGGCGACTTGCTGGtcggtggtggaggtgtaGACTgttgcttcatgttgaagttgcccTTGCGAGCAAAGCGCGAGGAGGATAGGTTACCGCCTTTGGTCTGGGTCTGAGGTTGCGGCGAAGGCTGCGATTGCGCCCGCGATGGTGACGGCGCATGGTTGTTAGAAGTCTGGACGGGCGGCGATGACTTcttgggtctggtttgtctggGCTGTGTAGGCTCTGGAGCTACAGGCGCGGGTACTGGGTCTGGTGCAGgctgcgcttcttcttgcacaACGATAGGCTCGCTTTCGACGGGCTCGAAGTCATCGTAGAAGAGGTCATCGTCGGTTCGGCCGCCAAATTGGTCCTCCATTTTGGTAAGCTACAGAATAGATGTCAGCTTGAAAAGTCGTTGACGTGGGCAAAGACGAGAGCAATGAGAGAGATCCAAGAGTAAAGCGAAGTCACGTACAcgctgatgttggtggtaCGAGCTTGAGGATGAAAGAAGGTGAAAGGCTGGGAGGACGAGCAATGTCAAGCCTCGTTCTTCAATGCGACATGGACGTTTGGAGTTCAAAGTTCCATGTCACATCAAGTCGGGTCCATGTCAGGTCGCGAACTCGAGTCACCTAATACGTCGTAGTGCAAGTGGGAGAAGGCGGCAGAAAGTGGCACTGGACGGACTGGGAGATGTGGGGTCAATCCTGTCCTGTCTGTTCTTGTCTGTTCTTGTCTGTTCTTGTCTTGGTCGGGAC
This window contains:
- a CDS encoding LUC7 protein (similar to Metarhizium robertsii ARSEF 23 XP_007818132.1) produces the protein MAAEQRKLLEQLMGNQSTSRAAQLSLTDPKVCRSYLVGTCPHDLFTNTKQDLGQCPKVHSEPLKTEYEALSDREKQRYGFDYDYMRDLQKYIDDCNRRIDAAQKRLEKTPDEIRQTNVLLKSISELGASIANGQLEVEVLASMNEVSRAMDENFRIKQTMQLKSDKEKELKALSDTSGPSGHQKLQVCDVCGAYLSRLDNDRRLADHFYGKMHLGYASMRKTYDAFPRELKSRQRQGMMDADDGPGGGMGGPRGPRGGGYRSGRGGRRW